In Ruania zhangjianzhongii, the following proteins share a genomic window:
- a CDS encoding Nif3-like dinuclear metal center hexameric protein — protein MDPPLHLRDVIGYLERRYPPATAEPWDAVGLVVGDPVAPVERVLFAIDPTEEVVAEAASAGADLLVTHHPLLLKPVHSVAATGAKGRVVHSLIASGIALYVAHTNADIAAGGVNEALAATLDLAEVRPLVPAPGQSLDVLVVYVPEEEAESLRAALASAGAGAVGDYTGCAWSVTGTGEFTPHDGADPTIGEIGRHERVAERRIEMVVPPHRRDQVAAVLRESHPYEEPAFSFLTTQAPSGSVGSGRVGYLPYDMTLRELAEQVAAALPATAQGIRVSGDLDQVVSTVAVCGGSGDAYLEAAHRSGADVYLTADLRHHRAEEARAESGAPALIDAAHWATEWPWLPVAARALDADAAGRLETIVSTRVSDPWTIRLGAADPGGTS, from the coding sequence ATGGACCCGCCACTGCACCTCCGCGACGTGATCGGCTACCTGGAGCGACGCTACCCGCCCGCCACTGCCGAGCCCTGGGATGCGGTGGGGCTGGTGGTCGGGGACCCGGTCGCACCGGTGGAGCGGGTGCTGTTCGCGATCGACCCGACCGAGGAGGTGGTGGCCGAAGCGGCCTCCGCCGGTGCGGACCTGCTGGTCACCCACCACCCGCTGCTGCTCAAGCCGGTGCACTCCGTGGCCGCCACCGGTGCCAAGGGCCGGGTGGTGCACTCCCTGATCGCCTCCGGGATCGCGCTGTACGTGGCGCACACCAACGCCGATATCGCCGCCGGCGGGGTGAACGAGGCGCTTGCCGCCACGTTGGACCTGGCCGAGGTCCGCCCGCTCGTGCCCGCCCCGGGTCAGTCGCTGGATGTGCTCGTGGTGTACGTCCCGGAGGAGGAAGCCGAATCGCTCCGGGCAGCGCTGGCCAGTGCCGGTGCCGGGGCGGTCGGGGACTACACCGGCTGCGCCTGGTCGGTGACCGGCACCGGGGAGTTCACCCCGCACGACGGCGCCGACCCCACCATCGGCGAGATCGGCCGACACGAGCGGGTGGCCGAGCGGCGGATCGAGATGGTCGTGCCGCCGCATCGCCGGGACCAGGTGGCCGCCGTGCTCCGGGAGTCCCACCCGTACGAGGAACCGGCATTCTCCTTCCTGACCACGCAGGCACCGTCCGGGTCGGTGGGCAGTGGGCGGGTCGGGTACCTGCCGTATGACATGACCTTGCGCGAGCTGGCTGAGCAGGTGGCCGCGGCGCTGCCCGCCACCGCTCAGGGCATCCGGGTCAGCGGTGACCTCGATCAGGTGGTCTCCACCGTGGCGGTCTGCGGCGGTTCCGGGGACGCCTACCTGGAGGCCGCGCACCGCTCCGGTGCCGACGTCTACCTCACCGCCGACCTGCGCCACCACCGTGCCGAGGAGGCCCGCGCCGAGTCCGGTGCGCCGGCCCTGATCGACGCCGCGCACTGGGCCACCGAGTGGCCCTGGCTGCCGGTGGCGGCCCGTGCGCTGGACGCCGATGCCGCCGGCCGGCTGGAGACCATCGTCAGCACCCGCGTGAGTGACCCATGGACCATTAGGCTGGGTGCAGCCGACCCCGGAGGAACTTCGTGA
- a CDS encoding zinc ribbon domain-containing protein — translation MTTAPAADQLRLLDVQALDTHLAKLAHQRKTHPTLAAHAELTARAEDLQRAKTAAEVLISDTRRELAKAETDVEQVETRATRNQQRLDAGAGSAKDLQALGHELESLAKRQSDLEEVELEVMERMERAEKDAVAVNEQLEALQADIARTESERDEALAALDAETAETQSKRETAATGIDEGLLALYERVRTQTGGLAAVALRGLATEGVQVPLSLTEKDAIANAGPDDVIRSEDYDYILIRVS, via the coding sequence GTGACCACAGCACCCGCTGCCGACCAGCTCCGACTGCTGGACGTGCAGGCGCTCGACACCCATCTGGCTAAGCTCGCCCACCAGCGCAAGACCCATCCCACTCTGGCGGCGCACGCCGAGCTCACCGCCCGGGCCGAGGATCTGCAGCGGGCGAAGACTGCCGCCGAGGTGCTCATCTCCGACACCCGGCGTGAGCTCGCCAAGGCCGAGACCGACGTCGAGCAGGTGGAAACCCGGGCGACCCGCAACCAGCAGCGCCTGGACGCCGGCGCCGGCAGCGCCAAGGATCTGCAGGCCCTCGGTCATGAGCTCGAGTCCCTCGCCAAACGGCAGTCCGACCTGGAGGAGGTCGAGCTGGAGGTGATGGAACGGATGGAGCGCGCCGAGAAGGACGCCGTCGCTGTGAATGAGCAGCTCGAGGCGCTGCAGGCCGATATCGCCCGAACCGAGAGCGAGCGCGATGAGGCCCTGGCGGCCCTGGACGCCGAGACCGCCGAGACGCAGAGCAAGCGCGAGACGGCAGCCACCGGCATCGACGAAGGCCTGCTCGCCCTCTACGAACGGGTTCGCACCCAGACCGGGGGACTGGCCGCCGTCGCGCTGCGCGGGCTGGCCACCGAAGGAGTGCAGGTACCGCTCAGCCTGACCGAGAAGGACGCCATCGCCAATGCCGGTCCGGACGACGTGATTCGCAGCGAGGACTACGACTACATCCTCATCCGCGTGTCCTGA
- a CDS encoding DUF1353 domain-containing protein, with protein sequence MGHFSDALDGGPLRLELRSINGRDFALLRPIAYSADDYTEPFVVPAQLETFRTDMASVPWVFTWLVPRSGRFLPAAVLHDALVLPGSYAGPEVTRPEADRLFRVAMRGLGTGVIRTWLMWSAVSMATMWEAKHPRWYWRSAVVGLIAVVTVLGILATLDLFDVWNLLPWMGERSLGAELLGGALGALVIPAVLACSWGRTFAPAGIITAVALAFLVHVTLAIALVYTLYWLLERAVSGPAVRRGPPFGG encoded by the coding sequence GTGGGCCACTTCTCCGACGCCCTCGACGGCGGCCCGCTGCGCTTGGAGCTGCGCAGCATCAACGGCCGCGACTTCGCGCTGCTGCGCCCGATCGCCTACAGCGCCGACGACTACACCGAACCGTTCGTGGTGCCCGCCCAGCTGGAGACCTTCCGTACCGATATGGCCTCGGTGCCGTGGGTGTTCACCTGGCTGGTGCCGCGCAGCGGCCGGTTCCTGCCCGCCGCAGTGCTGCACGACGCCCTCGTGCTCCCGGGTTCCTATGCCGGGCCGGAGGTCACCCGCCCCGAGGCGGACCGGTTGTTCCGGGTCGCGATGCGCGGCCTCGGCACCGGCGTGATCCGGACCTGGCTGATGTGGTCGGCGGTGTCCATGGCGACCATGTGGGAGGCGAAACATCCCCGCTGGTACTGGCGGAGCGCTGTCGTCGGCCTGATCGCTGTGGTGACCGTGCTCGGCATCCTGGCCACCCTGGACCTGTTCGACGTGTGGAACCTGCTGCCCTGGATGGGGGAGCGGAGCCTCGGCGCGGAGCTGCTGGGCGGGGCCCTCGGGGCGCTGGTGATCCCGGCGGTGCTGGCCTGCAGCTGGGGTCGCACGTTCGCGCCGGCGGGCATCATCACCGCGGTGGCACTGGCGTTCCTGGTGCATGTGACGCTCGCGATCGCGCTCGTCTACACCCTGTACTGGCTGCTCGAGCGGGCGGTGAGTGGGCCGGCGGTGCGGCGCGGGCCGCCGTTCGGCGGCTGA
- a CDS encoding YaaA family protein: MLILLPPSEGKTAPARGRPVDLAALTRPDLTTARSQVLDALQQVSARPDAPALLGVGASLSEEVARNTALRQAHAAPAAKVYTGVLYAAADLAELTGTARRRANTSVRIVSALWGVLSPADKVPAYRLSMGTSLPGTGPLARHWSRALGDQLTGPGRATDTEVIIDCRSAAYLAAWKPPAGTPWLTVRVVAETDGVRTVVSHHAKHTRGLLTHHLLTRPGSPPRTISAVVAATRELIGPVLREVNHLRAATGPDTLELVLS, encoded by the coding sequence GTGCTCATCCTGCTGCCGCCCTCGGAGGGCAAGACCGCTCCCGCCCGCGGCCGGCCGGTCGATCTCGCCGCTCTCACCCGACCGGACCTGACCACCGCCCGCAGCCAGGTCCTGGACGCCCTGCAGCAGGTCAGCGCGCGCCCGGACGCCCCCGCGCTGCTCGGCGTCGGCGCCTCCCTGTCCGAGGAGGTGGCCAGGAACACCGCCCTCCGACAGGCGCACGCCGCCCCCGCAGCGAAGGTCTACACCGGCGTGCTGTACGCGGCGGCGGACCTGGCCGAGCTGACCGGCACCGCCCGCCGGCGGGCGAACACCAGTGTGCGGATCGTCTCTGCGCTGTGGGGCGTCCTCTCCCCCGCGGACAAGGTCCCCGCCTACCGGCTCTCGATGGGCACCTCGCTGCCGGGCACCGGTCCGCTGGCTCGGCACTGGAGCCGGGCCCTGGGAGACCAGCTGACGGGCCCGGGTCGCGCCACCGACACTGAGGTCATCATCGACTGCCGCTCGGCGGCCTACCTGGCGGCGTGGAAACCGCCCGCCGGCACCCCGTGGCTGACCGTGCGGGTGGTCGCGGAGACCGACGGGGTGCGCACCGTCGTCTCGCACCACGCCAAACACACCCGCGGTCTGCTCACCCACCACCTGCTCACCCGCCCCGGCAGCCCGCCGCGCACGATCTCGGCGGTGGTCGCGGCCACGCGCGAGCTCATCGGTCCGGTGCTGCGCGAGGTGAACCACCTCCGGGCGGCCACCGGCCCGGACACCCTGGAGCTGGTGCTCAGCTGA
- the ppgK gene encoding polyphosphate--glucose phosphotransferase, protein MSKHEDAAKVAEVEAEKIGFGIDIGGSGIKGAPVHLGTGELLTKRFRRPTPAESSPEAVGAVLAEVVEHFELPGMAHIGVTFPGIVKDGVAHSAANVDKRWVDTDVAEVARRWTGHTAYVANDADAAGYAEIAYGAAKGKKGTVLVLTLGTGIGSAMIRDGVLIPNFELGHLEIDGYDAESRAASSIKEEEGLSYPEWAERLQRYFSHVEFLFSPDLFVVGGGVSKDHEQFLPLLDLKTPIVPAKLRNKAGIVGAAALAADNA, encoded by the coding sequence ATGAGCAAGCACGAGGACGCGGCGAAGGTCGCGGAGGTCGAGGCCGAGAAGATCGGCTTCGGCATCGATATCGGTGGGTCCGGGATCAAGGGTGCGCCGGTGCACCTGGGCACTGGGGAGCTCCTCACCAAGCGGTTCCGCCGGCCCACGCCGGCCGAGTCCAGCCCGGAGGCGGTGGGCGCAGTGCTCGCGGAGGTGGTCGAGCACTTCGAGCTGCCGGGGATGGCGCACATCGGGGTGACGTTCCCAGGGATCGTGAAGGATGGTGTGGCGCACTCGGCGGCGAACGTGGACAAGCGCTGGGTGGACACCGATGTGGCCGAGGTGGCGCGGCGTTGGACCGGGCACACCGCGTATGTGGCCAACGACGCCGACGCCGCCGGGTACGCCGAGATCGCCTACGGCGCGGCAAAGGGGAAGAAGGGCACCGTGCTGGTTCTCACCCTCGGCACCGGGATCGGCAGCGCGATGATCCGCGACGGTGTGCTGATTCCGAACTTCGAGCTCGGGCACCTGGAGATCGACGGCTATGACGCCGAGAGCCGTGCCGCTTCCTCGATCAAGGAGGAGGAAGGCCTCTCCTACCCCGAGTGGGCCGAGCGGCTGCAGCGGTACTTCTCCCACGTGGAGTTCCTGTTCTCCCCGGACCTGTTCGTCGTCGGCGGCGGAGTGTCCAAGGACCACGAGCAGTTCCTGCCGCTGCTGGACCTGAAGACGCCGATCGTGCCGGCGAAGCTGCGGAACAAGGCCGGGATCGTGGGCGCTGCGGCGCTGGCGGCAGACAACGCCTGA
- a CDS encoding N-acetylmuramoyl-L-alanine amidase family protein, with protein sequence MRQRIHRLAGAAALAVGASLALAPAASADFSPYVPFPEGKDPGVSLAAQPLIGVRIAVDPGHNGGRADDPEAANRPVADGREGRTACGSTGSASVDGYAEHEFAFEVSEQLTADLETLGASVSMTRTDDDGIGPCVDRRGTFAEDQDVDLMVSIHAASAEDEDAPGFAVVVADPPLSSSQREPSRELAEELVDALEDGGFTPNDELEDPIVERSDDATLNFARRPAVLLELGELRNSGDAEVMRSEDGQQRYVEAVTAGVIAWVHENR encoded by the coding sequence ATGAGGCAACGGATCCACCGGCTGGCTGGTGCGGCGGCTCTCGCCGTGGGTGCATCGCTGGCTCTGGCTCCCGCCGCCTCAGCGGATTTCTCGCCGTACGTTCCGTTTCCCGAAGGCAAAGACCCGGGCGTCAGCCTCGCCGCACAGCCGCTGATCGGCGTCCGGATCGCTGTTGACCCCGGGCACAACGGTGGGCGTGCCGACGATCCGGAGGCCGCCAACCGGCCGGTCGCCGACGGGCGCGAGGGTCGGACCGCCTGCGGCTCCACCGGTTCCGCCAGCGTCGACGGCTACGCCGAGCACGAGTTCGCCTTCGAGGTCAGCGAGCAGCTCACCGCGGACCTGGAGACCCTGGGCGCCTCGGTCTCGATGACTCGCACCGACGATGACGGCATCGGCCCGTGCGTGGACCGCCGTGGCACCTTCGCCGAAGATCAGGACGTGGACCTGATGGTCTCCATCCACGCGGCCAGCGCCGAGGACGAGGACGCGCCGGGCTTCGCCGTGGTGGTGGCCGACCCGCCGCTGTCCAGCTCGCAGCGCGAACCCAGCCGCGAGCTCGCCGAGGAGTTGGTCGATGCCCTCGAGGACGGCGGCTTCACCCCGAACGACGAGCTCGAGGACCCGATCGTTGAGCGTTCCGATGACGCGACCCTGAACTTCGCCCGCCGCCCAGCCGTACTGCTGGAGCTCGGTGAACTGCGCAACTCTGGCGACGCCGAGGTGATGCGCAGCGAGGACGGACAGCAGCGGTATGTGGAGGCGGTGACCGCAGGCGTCATCGCCTGGGTGCACGAGAACCGCTGA
- the panB gene encoding 3-methyl-2-oxobutanoate hydroxymethyltransferase — MSQQTPDAPTGSVLPAVGSGKRVRVHHLAAAKEAGERLTMLTAYDAPTGRIFDEAGIDMLLVGDSIGDNMLGHANTLPVTVEEMIPPARAVVRSTKRAMVVVDLPFGSYEASAEQAYTAAVQVMKETGAHAVKFEGGVRVAAQVELITGAGIPVVGHLGFTPQSENILGGKRVQGRGEDAVEKLCEDAVALQEAGVVAVVLEMVPAPVAARVTEILQVPTIGIGAGPACDGQVLVWLDMAGMGDWAPRFAKQFGQVGAELRRAAEAYAGEVRTGSYPAQEHSYQE; from the coding sequence ATGTCACAGCAGACCCCGGACGCCCCCACAGGCTCGGTCCTTCCCGCTGTCGGTTCTGGCAAGCGCGTGCGCGTGCATCACCTCGCCGCTGCCAAAGAGGCCGGTGAACGGTTGACGATGCTCACCGCCTATGACGCCCCCACGGGGCGGATCTTCGACGAGGCCGGGATCGACATGCTGTTGGTGGGCGACTCGATCGGCGACAACATGCTCGGCCATGCGAACACCCTCCCGGTGACCGTCGAGGAGATGATCCCCCCGGCCCGCGCAGTGGTCCGCTCGACGAAGCGCGCGATGGTGGTGGTCGACCTGCCGTTCGGCAGCTACGAGGCGAGCGCGGAGCAGGCCTACACCGCCGCAGTCCAGGTGATGAAGGAGACCGGCGCGCATGCGGTGAAGTTCGAAGGCGGTGTCCGGGTGGCCGCGCAGGTAGAACTGATCACCGGGGCCGGTATCCCGGTGGTCGGGCACCTCGGCTTCACCCCGCAGTCGGAGAACATCCTCGGCGGAAAGCGGGTGCAGGGCCGCGGGGAGGACGCCGTGGAGAAGCTCTGCGAGGACGCGGTCGCCTTGCAGGAGGCCGGTGTCGTGGCCGTGGTGCTGGAGATGGTGCCTGCCCCGGTGGCCGCCCGGGTCACCGAGATCTTGCAGGTACCCACGATCGGCATCGGCGCCGGCCCGGCCTGTGACGGTCAGGTCCTGGTCTGGCTGGACATGGCTGGCATGGGTGACTGGGCACCGCGGTTCGCCAAGCAGTTCGGGCAGGTCGGTGCCGAGCTGCGACGCGCGGCAGAGGCCTATGCCGGCGAGGTGCGCACCGGCAGCTACCCGGCGCAGGAGCACTCCTACCAGGAGTGA
- the glnA gene encoding type I glutamate--ammonia ligase yields MDKQQEYVLRAIEERDVRFIRLWFTDVLGVLKSVAIAPAELEGAFTEGIGFDGSSIEGLSRVSEADMIAQPDPSTFQILPWRGGHHGTARMFCDILTPDGQPAAADPRNVLKRALAKAADAGFTFYTHPEVEFYLFQALESETDPLVPVDNAGYFDHVARGQGHDFRRAAITLLESMGISVEFSHHEAGPGQNEIDLRYADALSTADNIMTFRSVVKEVSIQQGFTASFLPKPLAGQPGSGMHTHLSLFEGDTNAFHEPGARYQLSSTARAFMAGLLVHGAEITAVTNQFVNSYKRLWGGQEAPNYLCWGHNNRSALVRVPMYKPTKGQSVRVEYRALDASANPYLALAVLLRAGLKGIEEGYELPEEAEDNVWELSDNERRALGIDPLPGSLDQAVGLMEDSELVADTLGEQVFSHFLANKRQEWHDYRAQVTGYELSRLTLI; encoded by the coding sequence ATGGACAAGCAGCAGGAGTACGTACTGCGAGCCATCGAGGAACGCGACGTGCGGTTCATCCGGCTGTGGTTCACCGATGTGCTCGGGGTGCTGAAGTCGGTGGCGATCGCCCCGGCCGAGCTCGAGGGCGCGTTCACCGAGGGCATCGGCTTCGATGGGTCCTCGATCGAGGGGCTGTCCCGGGTGAGCGAGGCGGACATGATCGCCCAGCCCGACCCGAGCACCTTCCAGATCCTGCCCTGGCGCGGCGGCCACCACGGCACCGCCCGGATGTTCTGCGACATCCTCACCCCGGACGGGCAGCCGGCCGCAGCCGACCCACGAAACGTGCTCAAGCGCGCGCTGGCCAAGGCGGCCGACGCCGGATTCACCTTCTACACCCACCCCGAGGTGGAGTTCTACCTGTTCCAGGCGCTGGAGTCCGAGACCGACCCGCTGGTGCCGGTGGACAACGCCGGCTACTTCGACCACGTCGCCCGCGGGCAGGGCCACGACTTCCGCCGGGCGGCGATCACGCTGCTGGAGTCGATGGGCATCTCGGTGGAGTTCTCCCACCACGAGGCCGGCCCGGGGCAGAACGAGATCGACCTGCGCTACGCCGACGCGCTGAGCACTGCGGACAACATCATGACCTTCCGCTCGGTGGTCAAGGAGGTGTCCATCCAGCAGGGTTTCACCGCCTCCTTCCTGCCCAAACCGCTCGCCGGGCAGCCGGGGTCGGGGATGCACACCCATCTGTCCCTGTTCGAGGGGGACACCAACGCCTTCCACGAGCCTGGCGCCCGCTACCAGCTCTCCTCCACCGCGCGTGCCTTCATGGCCGGGCTGCTCGTGCACGGCGCGGAGATCACCGCCGTCACCAATCAGTTCGTGAACTCCTACAAGCGGCTCTGGGGCGGGCAGGAGGCCCCGAACTACCTGTGCTGGGGGCACAACAACCGGTCCGCACTGGTGCGGGTGCCGATGTACAAACCCACCAAGGGCCAGTCGGTGCGGGTGGAGTACCGCGCGCTGGACGCCTCGGCGAACCCCTACCTGGCGTTGGCGGTGCTGCTCCGGGCCGGGCTGAAGGGAATCGAGGAGGGTTACGAGCTCCCCGAGGAGGCCGAGGACAACGTCTGGGAGCTTTCGGACAACGAACGCCGCGCGCTGGGCATCGACCCGCTGCCCGGCAGCCTGGACCAGGCGGTGGGCCTGATGGAGGACTCCGAACTGGTCGCCGACACCCTCGGTGAGCAGGTCTTCTCCCATTTTCTGGCGAACAAGCGGCAGGAGTGGCACGACTACCGGGCGCAGGTCACCGGCTACGAGCTGTCCCGCCTCACCCTGATCTGA
- a CDS encoding bifunctional [glutamine synthetase] adenylyltransferase/[glutamine synthetase]-adenylyl-L-tyrosine phosphorylase yields the protein MRPQSLTAALARAGFTDTARSADLLTEPALAALLDPADVTALIGALGKVADPDRALLALVRLAETEADLSVLTGDGAASGGQSSPPGTGAGLGRLLAVLGGSSFWADYLVAHPAQVAVVLTGAVALPGAAESDATQVRAELLRAVGADPAAQLPVAAVRAADGGVDDLRRAYRHLLLGIAAEDLSAPDPVALLPRVGAALANLAAAALDGALALARAELSDHGAGVRLAVLGMGKTGGMELNYISDVDVVYVAEPVGNTPEDEALPVATKLAATLARMCSMPSREAPLWEVDAALRPEGKNGPLVRTLDSHLAYYRRWAKTWEFQALLKARHVAGDAPLSQAYLDALRPMVWTAVEREHFVEDSQAMRRRVEEHVPPVEADRQIKLGRGGLRDVEFTVQLLQLVHGRVDEGIRAANTLAALEALSATGYVGRDHADQLAGCYRFLRVLEHRVQLMRMRRTHLLPTDEQELNVLARAARIEGGDAKALLAKWRSVRRQVRSLHEDLFYRPLLPQVARLSADDVSLDPERARERLRGIGYRDPAGAIRHINSLTEGVSRRAAIQRQLLPVMLGWFAEGPDPDGALLAFRKISDSLGATHWYLKLLRDSGAAAERLAHILSASAYAAERIAGLTEAVTWLDEDADLVPRSREALEANMTAMLARRKDTGQPELAVRFIRRRELTRAAISDVLTEVPAATCAAIITPAAELALVGALGIARRSATAKLALAQEPSRFLVVAMGRLGGAEISYASDADVMFVHDPLPGTGADIAQKWALEVATAVPALLGSTGSEPKLAVDADLRPEGRQGPMVRTLASYAEYYARWAQGWERQALLRARAVAGDTGLGEEFTALIDPLRYPEGGVDLHELRELRRIKARVGSERLPRGVPDTHHLKLGSGGLADVEWTAQLLQLQHAHTHPELQVTGTLATLAAAAEAGLIGAADAASLAQAWELATRLRNANVLATGRLTGARIDQLPAERSALVRISRLLGYPAGHADDLEQDWMRAARHARKVMEDVFYG from the coding sequence GTGCGACCGCAGAGCCTGACCGCAGCGCTGGCCCGGGCGGGGTTCACCGACACCGCCCGTTCCGCCGACCTGCTCACCGAACCCGCACTGGCCGCCCTGCTCGACCCGGCCGATGTCACCGCCCTGATCGGGGCGTTGGGCAAGGTCGCCGACCCGGATCGGGCGCTGCTCGCCCTGGTCCGCCTGGCCGAGACCGAGGCAGACCTGAGCGTTCTCACCGGCGACGGCGCAGCATCCGGGGGCCAGTCCAGCCCGCCGGGCACGGGAGCTGGGCTGGGGCGGCTGCTCGCCGTACTCGGTGGGTCCTCGTTCTGGGCGGACTACCTGGTGGCGCACCCGGCTCAGGTGGCCGTCGTGCTCACCGGTGCTGTGGCGCTACCGGGCGCCGCCGAGTCGGACGCGACCCAGGTGCGGGCCGAGCTACTGCGCGCCGTGGGGGCCGACCCGGCCGCGCAGCTGCCGGTGGCCGCGGTTCGAGCCGCTGACGGCGGAGTGGACGATCTGCGCCGCGCCTACCGTCACCTGCTCCTCGGTATCGCCGCCGAGGACCTGTCCGCACCGGACCCGGTCGCGCTGCTGCCCCGCGTGGGTGCTGCACTGGCGAACCTGGCCGCCGCTGCACTGGACGGCGCGCTCGCGCTCGCCCGCGCCGAGCTCAGCGACCACGGCGCCGGGGTGCGCCTGGCCGTGCTCGGGATGGGCAAGACCGGTGGCATGGAGCTGAACTACATCTCCGACGTCGATGTGGTCTACGTGGCTGAACCGGTCGGCAACACCCCGGAGGACGAGGCGTTGCCGGTTGCCACCAAGCTGGCCGCCACACTGGCCCGGATGTGCTCGATGCCGTCCCGGGAGGCGCCACTGTGGGAGGTGGACGCAGCGCTGCGCCCGGAGGGGAAGAATGGGCCCCTGGTGCGCACTCTGGACTCGCACCTGGCCTACTACCGGCGCTGGGCGAAGACCTGGGAGTTCCAGGCGCTGCTCAAAGCCCGGCACGTGGCCGGGGATGCCCCGCTGAGCCAGGCGTATCTGGACGCCCTGCGCCCCATGGTGTGGACCGCCGTCGAGCGGGAGCACTTCGTGGAGGACTCCCAGGCGATGCGCCGCCGGGTGGAGGAGCATGTGCCACCGGTGGAGGCGGACCGGCAGATCAAGCTCGGCCGTGGGGGCTTGCGGGATGTGGAGTTCACCGTGCAGCTGCTGCAGCTCGTGCACGGGCGGGTGGACGAGGGCATCCGGGCCGCGAACACATTGGCAGCACTGGAGGCGTTGTCCGCTACCGGCTACGTGGGCCGGGACCACGCCGATCAGCTCGCCGGATGCTACCGGTTCCTCCGGGTGCTGGAGCATCGGGTGCAGCTGATGCGGATGCGGCGCACCCACCTGCTGCCCACCGATGAGCAAGAGCTGAACGTGCTGGCGCGGGCGGCCCGGATCGAGGGAGGTGACGCCAAGGCGCTGCTGGCGAAGTGGCGCTCGGTCCGCCGGCAGGTACGCAGCCTGCACGAGGACCTGTTCTACCGCCCACTGCTGCCGCAGGTGGCTCGGCTGTCCGCCGACGATGTCAGCCTGGACCCCGAGCGTGCCCGGGAGCGGCTGCGCGGAATCGGCTACCGGGACCCGGCCGGTGCCATCCGACACATCAACTCCCTCACCGAAGGGGTGTCCCGGCGCGCCGCGATCCAGCGCCAGCTGCTCCCGGTGATGCTCGGCTGGTTCGCCGAGGGCCCGGATCCGGACGGGGCGCTACTGGCGTTCCGGAAGATCTCCGACTCCCTCGGCGCCACCCACTGGTACTTGAAGCTGCTCCGTGATTCTGGTGCCGCCGCCGAGCGTCTGGCACACATCCTCTCTGCCAGCGCCTACGCGGCCGAACGGATCGCCGGCCTCACCGAGGCGGTCACCTGGTTGGACGAGGACGCCGACCTCGTGCCGCGCTCCCGGGAGGCGCTCGAGGCGAACATGACAGCCATGCTCGCGCGCCGCAAGGACACCGGTCAGCCAGAGCTTGCCGTGCGGTTCATCCGGCGCCGCGAACTGACCCGGGCGGCGATCTCCGACGTGCTCACCGAGGTGCCGGCGGCCACTTGCGCGGCGATCATCACCCCGGCCGCCGAGCTCGCCCTGGTGGGGGCACTCGGGATCGCCCGGCGGTCGGCGACGGCGAAGCTTGCCTTGGCGCAGGAACCGTCCCGGTTCCTCGTGGTCGCGATGGGGCGCCTGGGTGGGGCGGAGATCTCCTATGCCTCGGATGCGGACGTGATGTTCGTGCACGATCCGCTGCCCGGGACCGGCGCCGACATCGCGCAGAAGTGGGCGCTGGAGGTGGCCACCGCAGTGCCGGCGCTGCTCGGGTCCACCGGCAGCGAGCCGAAGCTGGCGGTGGACGCGGACCTGCGCCCCGAGGGCCGACAGGGGCCGATGGTGCGCACGCTCGCTTCCTACGCGGAGTACTACGCCCGGTGGGCGCAGGGCTGGGAGCGGCAGGCGTTGCTGCGGGCACGGGCGGTGGCCGGGGACACCGGCCTGGGGGAGGAGTTCACCGCGCTGATCGACCCGCTGCGCTATCCCGAGGGCGGGGTGGATCTGCACGAGCTGCGTGAGCTACGCCGGATCAAAGCGCGGGTGGGGTCCGAGCGGCTGCCGCGCGGGGTACCGGATACTCACCACCTCAAGCTCGGCAGTGGCGGACTGGCCGATGTGGAGTGGACCGCGCAGCTGCTGCAGCTCCAGCATGCGCACACCCACCCGGAGCTGCAGGTGACTGGGACGCTGGCCACGCTGGCGGCGGCCGCGGAGGCCGGGCTGATCGGCGCTGCGGATGCGGCCTCGCTCGCGCAGGCGTGGGAGCTGGCCACCCGGCTGCGGAACGCGAATGTGCTCGCCACCGGTCGGCTCACCGGAGCACGGATCGACCAGCTGCCGGCGGAGCGCTCCGCGCTGGTGCGGATCTCCCGGCTGCTCGGGTATCCGGCCGGGCATGCGGACGATCTGGAGCAGGACTGGATGCGCGCCGCCCGGCACGCCCGCAAGGTGATGGAGGACGTCTTCTACGGGTAG